The sequence GATATTCCATTTTAACAGTGAATTGGTAGGATTACATAACTTGAATATGTTTTccttatttacatttttaatgttttattattattaataatttttcttagagtgaattatttatcttttaaacaataaatatctatatattttttattttagagtacttttaacaaaattatcgATAAAAACTATAACCttagtaaaaaattagatacaAGAAATTATCGATTACTGGCAAAATATAAACTGAATAATCATTCATATAAtgtatgtttaaaaaaaaaacttgagGATAATGAAGCAAATAAACAAAGAGATTTGTCTAATAATGAAAGGaggataaaagaaaaaaataaacaatcaagcagaaatttattaaataaggcCCAATACTATGTAGACGttatagattataataatggaatgtttgatggaaaaaattttcattttcaaaagaaatggataaaaaaaaaagattatgatAGTTTTCttgagaaaaaaaggagaatatGTGACgtagctttaaaaaaaataaaatttaaaaattacggTTATATAGTTggtatgttttttttttttttctttttgggCATAGGATTACCCATGTCATGCAAGTGTGAGATGGTAAGAGCAGGTACAACAGATACTAGAAGTAATAGCATAGATCTAcagataataaaatatatcagtGATTTACTAGgtacaaaaaatgaattacatgtttttatattattatatacagtagctttcattatattagtagttttaattataatagctACTTATAAGAtcttaagaaataatgaaaaatatcaaaaactTAAGTTGATGAGAGAGTAACATGAACAACAAGGAATTTGTATTTTCAGATAAATTAATGattaataagaattattatatgtaatatgtttattgttatatactTTATAGTCATACCTATTattgatataattttgtaaatatacatgagtataagtttttatttttatacgaaagttaataaattatgtttttcgCTTTTTGAAGATTTGAATGTTTTAatgattttcattttgtattataaattattgttgcagtataattaaatattattgcttaatatatatatttgtgcgttaaattttatttctattgaaaatgtatgtatttaatcAAAAggaacatataatattaaaattaatataattttgttaattttatattataatatatatattagattaAAAATAACTGTGTTCCATTTTTTACGTTCTTCAATTATAAAGTGCCTATTGGTAGAAGTATTAAGACTAGTACATGTTtggttatattttaaaaataaaaatattcttatctttatttaatCGAAGTGAATGTATTAtgttacattatatatattttactcagaagaaaaaagataatattttttatatagaataatgtttattagaaaaatattataaaatatatttattacttaagactttttaacaaatgtctcttttttttacgGTATAAGTGaggaattataaatatataataaaataatagtttttCTGTATAAAATTCTGCGTAtgatatgttatataataccTTCTGCCTTAGTAATATATCTAACCTTCTTCTAAACTACTTGACGTTATAtgttcattttgttcatcTAAGCATTCCCATGAATTTACTATTCTTCGTAATGATTACAATATAAGTGTTCAGATGAGGTAACGTAGctaaaacaaaattacatATTCGTAAATGCAACACTactgaaataataattttatgtccTAATAAATTATAGAGATTATGAAAGttcaattattattataattggaataatttataatgttaaaaaaacaaaaaataagaaaaattctGTAATAGTTGTTAATGtaattattgaaaatttataaataatttcatgtCTTTTAACATGGGtagttttttttctcatGATTGTTATTACTAATGAATTTCTTACAGGAACTTTGATTTATTTAGATTTAAGGGCCTCATGttcatcattaaaaaattgttaatatGATATACTTTTGCACTTAGTCATAAGTATTTTATAAGTAACATattcaattttaatattttgtatttgcataaaaaaattattgccATTTTGCAtgatacatttatatatatgaatattttataaacaatAACATGTTTCACCATAGATTAGAagatattatgtataaaatgtattaatgtaACTTTTATGGGATTGTGAAGCATATACTATATATgacaaattatataacagGATATCattttaagtattttttgttttattgtaGAAGAAAAAAGCTTATGTTTCacaatatgaattatattgaaaatataaaatatattagattaaataaaaatttaatatttaaattaatattttttatctttaataGGGTATAGCtagtataaaaatgaaaataatattttgaaaattgaaATTTATATTGCTTTACATGtaactttattattatgcaataaaattttttattaaatataaaaaagttataatggtaaatatatgtgtaatttATTGAGttatattatgcatatatatatatatataagaatacaATTGTCTATTAGcatgtataattaataagaaaatttaagTTATTACTAGGAAGTTAGAGTATTTGTTtactgtttttttaatttaagaataacataaataattcatacagataaataattattttttaagaaaaagactcataaatatgtttacaaCAATGAATATTACTATGTGGAAAAAGTTGTGTTCATATGCAAATATTTACCatgattttataatatatgcacttattttccataaattatttaataattttactatataggttatggtaaaattttaattggTTTATCTTATACtatacattaaattattaattaccTAAAAAGTTGACATAATCCAAACATATTAAAACCTATAAGAAACTAAATAAGATATTTCACAAATGCAAGTCTTATAGTGAATTTAACtgaaaacaatatatatagaataattttaatttttttgagtatatttcttttttttttttttattgtttaagTTATTCCTTAGaagagaaatattttaagagaaaaaagatgAGTTCTATATTAGATGAtctatattaaattattaattatataatatttttgtaatttataatttttctttctccaaaatatatagaaatataaatatgttaatagataataattttgctgttatagatatatttatcaatatatagttttatgtacattaatttgtatttctaaaaactgtttttaatataatgtatatgtaaatgaattaactaaaaattatttatttgttcaaaTATTATTAGCAGTAAAATTACGAAATCAtacattttacaaaattactattttatttttttctttattatgtacatttaaaaacgcgtatataatattcaaatggtaaatatatttcgttAGAAATATctattactttattatattgtatacaCAATTTTTACaccaattttaattttaatttccatttttttttatttttctttaaattttattaatatatcttaagaaagtatactttttattaaaataaaaatatataaagaggaaattttaaaaaagtttcaTTTAGAAGTACTGgaataaattaaacatagttataaattataatttataaaatttactatacaaatataagaactcctttttttttaattgattttaaaattcatatttttttagtacataggtatcatataatattgatttttcaaatataaataaaaccGTAAAAATTAcgatttttaaaattaaaattatacaatatttgtaaaaaagatTCTATTTTAGTTcattattagtattattatattatgataatgttttttaaaaataataaacttttgttccaaaatataatgtttatctaaaagtaattattagtaaggaaatataattataattagcATTTAGTCTTTTAATATGCAGAAATTGTATAATGtacattttatacattatatatttttttttaaaatgaatgttTTCAATTATTGAGAactcatatatttttttttaatttattttgaaaaggattggtataataattatttagttattttattgcactaaataacaaaataaagtattttatataattattaatacattaaaattatgttattaaattagtgttttccttttgtgaataatattaaggttaaaatatattaattgcaATTTTAGAGTTCCGTTACATTTTCCATGTtgtaatatgtattatacttattatatgcgtattattatttttttattaaaaaaaatatagtgtCTCTTttcaatgaaaatatatttattgtcaATATTTTGCTATTAGCAAGACataatactatattaaaaatatacagtaTGAAAGTGAAATCTAAGCTactcttatttattaaaatcgaaacatttctcattttaacatggatatatcattttaataGTGAAGTcgtatgatatattttaattaaagatACTTTTGTTGTtcatttttgtgttttttatatttctattgatatttcatattacgatttatttatttttctatattttgaatatttcttttgttattttagagtaacatttgtaaatatttgtatgagAAGGACGTTATTgatgaaaaattatgtacaagAAATTATCGCTTACTAGCAAAGTATAGAAAGGAAAAGTGTTTAAATATCgcacatgaaaaaaaagatattccATATAATGGAGAATACGAAAAGAAACATATAACTAAGAATGGAAGAGTGTccaaaggaaaaattaaactgCCAAGAGAATGTACCTCACATAATTCAGTAGGCTATAATCAAGTTGGGGAAAATAAATCTTCTGTAAACAATAAGGTAAATAACTATTCTGGGAAAAGAACGTtagacaaaatatattataaaaatgttcttAGGTATTGTACAAATTCTGATTTtaagtttataaaaaaatatatacaaagaaaagatagtgaattttttgttttatttattgtccATTTAATAGTTGGAGTAATCTATGCACTATTATTTGGTTTATTTAAGTATACTAAGGCAGGTGAAAAGCAgattattagaaatattgtaccaatatatatattatggatTATTATTTTAGTAGGGCTTTTTTACATctgcataaaatatataaaatatgaaaagttATTACGTATAAAGAGGGATATGTATTATACAAAGCATCTTTCTTAAAGtaaaatagtattttataattataaaaatctaCAATATCTTAATTGATATgcaaaaataacaaaagtaattataatttaataggTTTAATATGTAGACCTGTAGGtgaaagttttttttttatcaggAACTGTAAAatgttacatttttaattttttgtaaatttgaatgctttattcttattcacattttatattaaaatatctttttattttacaacaATATtgcaatttatatatataattctgtATGTAacaagaaaatttttttgaaaaatatatataacttggtatatatatataaaagcttatataattttattgtcatatgtatcaatttatttttgtaaatatataaaaagacaGTATGGATTATTTCTTAACTTATTTTAGtaataaatttgtattatctggaatacataaaaaatttatgagtttttttaattaagaaTAAACGTGTCTTGCTATTAGTATGAAGAAACAAAGTGAATGTATGTAGTTGTatggttatatatatatatatatatatgtattctttttttataattttttttatatgtttataaataaaaaatatattatgagctgaataaatattattacaatacattttttttttttcttaaaatataaatttattttataatagctaggattaaatttaaaaaatagaaaatcaATGAGAcctaataaataatatcataaatGCAACTTCatgtaatatatgaaataactaattttaattttattttgattaattgttattttactattataatgtaatttgtttaatcaataatataattttctttgtaaggcacaaaaatatatatcatatttatggtgtttaaatagtataattcataagcttttttttatttattttaataattttattcagAAAGATGCTTATTTTgaattacaaatataattatgtttacACATTTTACTTTACAGTTTTTGGTTAACAATAGGTTCAACTGTTTAATGTAATatggaatattatatatattttttttaattgttttagAAGGATATACCTTactaatatttatgtataataaaaagaataaataattaataattcaaattggtcatttaatttatgtttgttttatattttattcgtatatttattgaattatATGTTTTCCAAAAGGAGCATTAACTTAACTTTattcatttctttattttttttgttttttttttttaattttttatttgtcaAATGTAGTTAAATGTTCATACTATATAAATGTGTTATATAAcgttttaatataatagattaataaaaatataaattaatattaataaagtaCTATAGTAAAATCAGAAAagtatttttgtaaaaaaatattagatgAGAATCGAAATTTCActcattttctttattcattagaatatatatttttgtgatTCTATTAGCATTAATAGAATAGATAAGAAGAATTAATAAACTAGTTGTTAATGTCAACGTACAATGGTTAATTAATGAAACaaagggaaaataaaattttgtttgaCAATGTATGtgatatattatcttttatttttaaacaatgCACTgagataaaaaatgttatatataccATAACTATATAACGTTAATGACATAATTGAATGGAAGAAGAATAATCAATTATTATAAGTAATAATGTATCtagaagaaagaaaaatgttaatatatatatatatacctttaATAATGAGATATACTTATGTTTTACACATTTAGTCAAGgcaaaattaattatttcaagGCTTAGATATTAGGTTagttctataaaaaatatagaatacaTATTGGtgttatgtaatttttagtAGAATTTTTTGTAGacgttttataattttgcaCATTACTACTTTCTTTCAATGAACGATAGGATTCTTAtgtttatccttttattattatacttatttaattttgatttaattatgttttataaaaatatatttatatacttatcataaaatataatgatgaCAAAAGAggatttctatttttattcttgaCAAAATTAAACGAATAaatctataaatatttctattaaatatatagggatataaagaaaattttaataaaaatatgtattctGAAGGATTTATGAGAATTTGAATTAAttcaattattattattaaattggttttttacatttctgtaatttatttcataatataactAATAAACAGATTAGTTACAAATTTTCATGTGTTAACCCCGTTtttatgagaaaaaaatttaaaacattaaaatatttatatttagtcttactatgaataatataaaaataaatataaggaTAGTTATAATATGGTGTATAGCGAACAAAAAGTttgtaattctttttattgcaatattttttttaaaattttagatAAATATGTACGGGTATCATAAAACTTTAGATGACttcaaattaaaatgttaatacCATTTATATCTTGTTtttagaaattattattttatttttattataattttaaatgtaaaaaagaaaaatatatacatatatatatatattatcacaATAGGATTACATTATACATCTATGCACAAGAAAATTGCTTACaagtaaacatatattttaagaaattatagtaatatataatataaacaaaaagaaatattaaaaaataaaataataaaaataattaattatcttattaaaattctaattttaacatttttaatttcccaTGCAGAATTGTTCACATGTGTTTGCCTCATTTTATGTAGATCCcatgtatacatttacaaGGAAAAATATACGAACTCTTTACACAACGGTTTAAACAGtactttttgaaatatatgaagttattaaaaataaaaaatatattaataatgcaCTACAATTTCCATCAGAatctatgaaaaataaaatttattgaataaaaattaggTGCAAAAAGCTTGAATGTAGAAtatcttatatttatttagttaaatatcgtaaaaaaaaaaaaaaagagattaactttttaaatatatattattaaaacatgtttagaaagtaaaattaatgctacgcatttataaattatctataaaaaaataatccattttttcatttttattctgttttaaaaataagatttattttttaagatatAAACTGTCAGTATaaactatacatatatttatagatcTTAAAAACGTTATTAACaatctatataatatatatataaaccttaggaaaaattataacatatataaaatatttgtatacatatatttatataattttatgaaaagttttatgtaattttgctaccttaaaagaaaatttgtatatttatatatatataacacgtACTTGAAGTGaactattttgaaaaaactacgataaaaaaggaagaattttaaatatattatttcttcatatatgtgataatatttaattcattattttatacatttaatgaactaaaaaaaaaaaaaatatatatatatagtacatttttaaattttcactATGAAATTAGCCGAgtaattatgaatattaataaaacatttaatgGCTTCAATAATTCATTTAGTTCTGATGACTTTGTAGTCTTAATtcatcaaaaaattataaataatacacattttatagagacattattttttaatatatttataaaatatgatatattattttcaaaaaaaagaaataagaatatatttaatgtatattacAACATACAtagattataatatatttctcataattataattttataaaataaatattaacacttattttttaaggtaaataaaatttgtttttatatgtcaaagaaataatatacgTTTACTTTGTTTAATTAAAGTCGAAATAagtcatatttattatcatttgaaagataattatgaatttttacTATAAGATTAACCCAGAAAATCCTTGCATtctacaaaaatataaaaacatgaagtataatttttagttCGAATATAGATAAGCCATTATTCGTATACAATGATTTGTAttgttcttttatatattaattttagtgCACAaaactatatttattataagatCCTATTGAAAtaggaatattatatatattaaaccaTAATATGCAATtaaagtgaaaaaataatataaaataaaatttttaaaaatattataacattaatactaacgaaaaaataattaatttaactttttttttcttctgtattaaaaagaaaaattatacatacatgtatttataaaataataacagttaTAAGTATGTTTTATAAGAATGTATTccgtaaaaatattatatatattagttaaTATTGGAAACGTCCttacagaaaaatatgtattctttgtttttcattttactctGCCatcaacttaatttttttatatttttcattatttattaagagCTTATATAACGCTATTACAAGTAAGACAGACAATATAAACATTAATATTCCAAATGACATtagataaaaatgatttttagCTTCACCTAGGACATTTTCTACTGCTGACCATGCTGTTTGCAATTTTAATGCAGTTTTAATAAGCCATTCTCCTGCAGTTTTCAAATAGTTAAAATGTTGTAATATTGGCAATCCAATTGcgaacaagaaaaaaaggaaagtaaTAAAAGCTCCATATCTGTATTTtctgaattttattttttttaaagctatatcacaaattcttttttttttttcaagtaaATCATCATAgtcttttttcttaattaattttttttcaaaatggaagTATTTACCATCAAACATACCATTATCATAATCTATAACTTCTGTATAGTACTGCGCCTTATTTAATGGACTTCTATTAGATTGtctgttttttcctttgttcCTATCTCCATTGAATGGTTTATCCTCTTTAAGATCTAAAGTATTTGAatctttattctttttatattttgctagtaaACGATAACATCTTGTATTTAATCTTCTACATGGTGTCCATTTCTCAATTAACAATTTGTTATTAGTtctctaaaaaaattatgttaatatacGTTATTTCatacaataaataatctaataataataaaaattattaaaaaaaataaaacacaaaaaatataaaatttacagaaatccatatataacattatcaTACTGTATCACAACAAAAATGACATATCCAACTTAAAATCATAAACGcagaaattttgaaaaataaggtggaattaattttttgttccattgtatagattattaatatacatatatattcagcaagggaaaaattaataactatttattttactgcTTATTATGGGGGatgctatatttatttttaaaacaatttgtttttattacttcataaatatttaataaaatatatataatgatcaTGTATTTCACAGGGtatacaaagaaaaaaactttaaaaatattttcaaaaattttgaatgttattgatataaaaaaaaaaaataacattttttaaaataaaacaaaataatgtgtttatttgtaaatattaaaaaaatattatatagttaTTTACTGTAAATTAATGATTAAATCATTTaagtattaaattttttagaaaaaaaaaaaaaaagaaaaatgatttattattatacaaaaatatttagtttATATAGCATGCAGAATgtagagaatatatatattatataatcctcttcatattaaaaatataattgctaattttaaaaaagttatcctttaaataattttaattttataaagacATATTTCAATAAGTTATTATTCCTAaaagttattatttattgaaatatagtaatagaaaaagaaaatttattttgtgaaGCCTATTGTGTTACATATAGAAATTGCATTACTTATTGAGTAAACACgggtatttttttataagctataatataatttttaaaatcaagtttttaatataatattatataatctaTGAAAAAATACGTATAATGTAATGATGTATAAAATCtgactttttattttatttccataatttttaaaaattttaattctaaattaagattaatttataatgttatttctataaaaaaaatattcatattcaactaatttattttttttaattaataatatatatttagaagatATATGAATagtaaacataattttaaatgtactattaatattctaattagaaatatttttaatttttctatgcTGATATGACCATATGTACCTGCCTAATTTTCTGTATATCACATGTGGAAAGTtgcaaaggaaaaaagatgGATAAGTTATTTCACCAAttaaatgattatatttaaagagtatgtaaatttaataaatagaacttatattcaaattataattttcatttgaatctatgaaaaataatatttaatatttgaaaacTACTCAATAAAATGCTGTAGAAAAAAActtacaaattatatttatttaattaatcatttaaaaaaatatttactttttaaaaataaattatacttatccaaaagaaaaaaaatgataagtatttatatattatccacaaaaagataattctttttttcacgtattttattttttttttatttattattagacATAGATAATTACTAATGCTTAATACAaacaacatatatttttgaatatctttaaaattttaagatattacgcaatatatttatggacaaactaaaattagaatatataaagaaataattatctCTTTATCATTGTATcaattcagaaaaaaatgactttttattaatatgttaaatgaaaaattttatatttatagttaCATAATACAACTTCagcaatatataattatgaaaaaaactaaaacaaaaagagaaaacaatttaaacaaattattttttaatatataaccgtactttatttgttaatttaatatttgaaagaataaaatgtatatatttgttgtatttatatacttacgttattatatatatttaattcgtttattaaaaatttaatttacaccacaattaatatgaataattaaaaagtaatttatttgaaatcATAAATGTTTGTAAggatatataattcataattcataattcatataagaattataaataattattatttaataagaataatttattattatgcatttatatatacttatatcatgtacaaaaaaaggaatgtCCGTGAAAAAggtatttaaattaatacacTTTATAAAATGTTCCACATACAGTATACCTTATAGaatattaaatttcatatacaattaaaatatatatatgcatatcaATATAACAAGGAATATTCTCTTGTTTTCATTGAACACAAAATAAGATACGTTTATTTTTGATTCaaaactaataatatattttcttagtAGACTAAATAAATTATCGTTTTAGACAGTAATAagacaaaaaagaaaagaaactGTTTTTTGgtagaatataaatattttactttaataattatatatgttgtgTGATGTCATATGCTAATttaacgtatatatatatatatatatatatatatatatatgtgtgtgtgttaAATGAAACTATgcttaaaaatatgtgtgtacgaattgttaatatttagTCAAGTtgaaacaattttttatattacaaattaaaGAACATTAAAACGTCCAAATTCACGAAAAAACTAAGAATATATTGTTTCATTGCTGTGTGTAAAAAatgccatatatatattgggATATATAGAGAATTTAAGAAATTATGATTATgtttattaagaataaaaatattatatctattactatatatttgaaaattctttaggaatatatatatattccttacTATGTATATTATCTTTTAGTGAActtaattgttttatatttttaacatataatcGTAAAAAACCTTTAATATAAGTATGATAACTAATATTTTGaaagaaaagatatatattagtagGCCAATTGATTGTCCTAGAAAAGAAATTTGGGCGTTAGTGGGATATGCATCTAAAATCTTTATATCCATGGGAAACTATCTTTTAGCTCTCCTAATCTGGTTGACAATATTctcttatataattttgcTATTTGAGTATTAGACCAATCAAAATTTAACAATcacattttcttatatatgaaatgtgATGTTAACACTATTGTggatattattaataaaagcaAGAACAATAATACAggtaaaataattcttaatccgtattttttaagtattatgTTTTTGTATGTCTTGTTACTATTTTCCATGTATTCTTAGAGAAAATCTagataattaaattatttgaatatttatttgttcaaaatatataagaattattttgCTAATCTTGTTTATTATATGGCGTATTCTTTGATGAATCTTCATTcggtaaatttattttacttttacattttttctc comes from Plasmodium malariae genome assembly, chromosome: 7 and encodes:
- the PmUG01_07051600 gene encoding Plasmodium exported protein, unknown function encodes the protein MKVKSKLLLFIKIETFLILTWIYHFNSEVSNICKYLYEKDVIDEKLCTRNYRLLAKYRKEKCLNIAHEKKDIPYNGEYEKKHITKNGRVSKGKIKLPRECTSHNSVGYNQVGENKSSVNNKVNNYSGKRTLDKIYYKNVLRYCTNSDFKFIKKYIQRKDSEFFVLFIVHLIVGVIYALLFGLFKYTKAGEKQIIRNIVPIYILWIIILVGLFYICIKYIKYEKLLRIKRDMYYTKHLS
- the PmUG01_07051500 gene encoding fam-m protein, which gives rise to MNQKIMLFLFIKISTFILLTWIFHFNSELSTFNKIIDKNYNLSKKLDTRNYRLLAKYKLNNHSYNVCLKKKLEDNEANKQRDLSNNERRIKEKNKQSSRNLLNKAQYYVDVIDYNNGMFDGKNFHFQKKWIKKKDYDSFLEKKRRICDVALKKIKFKNYGYIVGMFFFFFFLGIGLPMSCKCEMVRAGTTDTRSNSIDLQIIKYISDLLGTKNELHVFILLYTVAFIILVVLIIIATYKILRNNEKYQKLKLMRE
- the PmUG01_07051700 gene encoding fam-m protein is translated as MEQKINSTLFFKISAFMILSWICHFCCDTRTNNKLLIEKWTPCRRLNTRCYRLLAKYKKNKDSNTLDLKEDKPFNGDRNKGKNRQSNRSPLNKAQYYTEVIDYDNGMFDGKYFHFEKKLIKKKDYDDLLEKKKRICDIALKKIKFRKYRYGAFITFLFFLFAIGLPILQHFNYLKTAGEWLIKTALKLQTAWSAVENVLGEAKNHFYLMSFGILMFILSVLLVIALYKLLINNEKYKKIKLMAE